The following are encoded in a window of Vespa crabro chromosome 2, iyVesCrab1.2, whole genome shotgun sequence genomic DNA:
- the LOC124421905 gene encoding UPF0193 protein EVG1-like, with translation MERNYQKVGMGVGAFHNPPRGKYSEETKNLIKLLMEESKVGMSQRKVIQDAVNKGESLPPSRKSNIGDKQKSKEPQVMFPSLWKKRSQNMILNSGAYEREQYRRTAPLPNKEKQKRQLACLMAYGKEMPETPRGPKILHKARREPKLNEEDPFEYIIKGIRERMEFLNDMECLGMGKKYRSIIQQEIAQKFRLMESIDKERSTEIRKELQKFKEERPPPKPFPLGDLDEN, from the exons ATGGAACGAAATTATCAAAAAGTTGGCATGGGTGTTGGAGCTTTTCATAATCCACCAAGAGGAAAATACAGCGAGGAAACGAAGAACTTAATTAAAC TTTTGATGGAAGAATCGAAAGTAGGCATGAGTCAAAGGAAAGTTATTCAAGATGCTGTTAATAAAGGTGAATCTCTTCCACCATCTCGAAAATCTAATATTGGGGATAAGCAAAAATCGAAGGAACCTCAG gTAATGTTTCCCAGTCTTTGGAAAAAACGCTCTCAAAATATGATCCTTAATAGTGGTGCTTATGAAAGGGAACAATATCGACGAACTGCACCCTTAC CTAacaaggaaaaacaaaaacgtcaATTAGCTTGTTTAATGGCTTATGGAAAGGAAATGCCCGAAACTCCACGCGGCCCGAAAATTCTTCACAAAGCAAGAAGGGAACCTAAATTGAACGAAGAAGATCCCTTTGAATATa TTATCAAGGGAATACGCGAAAGAATGGAATTTTTGAATGACATGGAATGCCTTGGAATGGGTAAAAAGTATCGATCCATCATACAACAGGAGATAGCTCAAAAGTTTCGATTAATGGAATCCATTGATAAGGAGAGATCTACAGAAATTCGAaaagaattacaaaaatttaaaGAGGAACGACCACCACCAAAACCATTCCCTTTGGGTGATTTAGATGAAAATTGA